In Zingiber officinale cultivar Zhangliang chromosome 8B, Zo_v1.1, whole genome shotgun sequence, a single genomic region encodes these proteins:
- the LOC122014897 gene encoding WRKY transcription factor 22-like translates to MDDNDWDLFAVVRGCLPEPPPPPPTPVFWLEEEVAAAAGKRGFILDVPACGVELDELCNLPFRDGGNPRQFSNQTPALVPKPAYVGTSILKPLVAVPYQFQFQEQPRLAATRRPAPPSQTPRSKRKKNQQKKVVCHVPADGVSSDLWAWRKYGQKPIKGSPYPRSYYRCSSSKGCQARKQVERSRAEPAMLLITYTAEHNHPVPTHRNSLSGSTRQKASQPTSTATPASTPSSVALSRPAKGGDGEEEEPVVEEEDDEEEEMLKVADVEMMREEDDMLFLGIKVADAGSSTATTAGVNKLPASLAFLEEDEEFFSAPNWLTDNAASLF, encoded by the exons ATGGACGACAACGACTGGGATTTGTTCGCCGTGGTGAGAGGCTGCCTCCCggagccgccgccgccgcctccaacGCCGGTGTTCTGGTTGGAGGAGGAAGTCGCAGCCGCAGCGGGGAAACGTGGGTTCATTCTCGATGTGCCTGCGTGTGGCGTCGAGCTTGATGAGCTCTGCAATCTGCCGTTCCGGGACGGCGGCAACCCGCGGCAGTTCAGCAACCAGACGCCGGCGCTGGTTCCTAAGCCCGCCTACGTCGGCACTTCCATTCTCAAGCCGTTGGTCGCCGTTCCGTATCAATTCCAGTTCCAGGAGCAACCTCGTCTGGCGGCGACTCGAAGGCCGGCGCCGCCCTCGCAAACTCCTCGCTCTAAGAGAAA GAAGAACCAGCAGAAGAAGGTGGTTTGCCATGTTCCGGCCGACGGAGTCTCCTCTGATCTGTGGGCATGGAGAAAGTACGGCCAGAAGCCGATCAAAGGCTCGCCTTATCCAAG GAGTTATTATCGGTGCAGTAGCTCTAAGGGCTGCCAAGCAAGGAAGCAGGTGGAGCGGAGCCGGGCGGAGCCGGCGATGCTGCTCATCACCTACACGGCGGAGCACAACCACCCGGTGCCCACCCACCGCAACTCCCTCTCCGGTAGCACTCGCCAGAAGGCCTCGCAACCGACCAGTACCGCCACCCCTGCCTCGACTCCTTCGTCGGTAGCCCTGTCGCGCCCTGCCAAAGGCGGGGACGGCGAGGAAGAGGAGCcggtggtggaggaggaggacgaCGAGGAGGAAGAGATGCTCAAGGTGGCTGACGTGGAGATGATGCGCGAGGAGGACGACATGCTGTTCCTGGGAATAAAGGTGGCCGACGCAGGGTCGTCGACGGCGACGACCGCCGGAGTCAACAAATTGCCGGCGAGCCTCGCCTTCCTCGAGGAGGACGAGGAGTTCTTCAGTGCACCCAATTGGCTGACTGATAATGCCGCTTCTCTtttttaa
- the LOC122014898 gene encoding mitochondrial import receptor subunit TOM7-1-like, which yields MASRVSLKVKGKRKKAGKGSKPTAPEDLSAGGLAKEWSTWAMKKAKLIAHYGFIPLVILVGMNSDPKPQLYQLLSPV from the coding sequence ATGGCTTCTAGGGTTTCTCTCAAGGTGAAAGGAAAGCGGAAGAAGGCTGGCAAGGGATCGAAGCCCACGGCGCCGGAGGACCTATCGGCCGGAGGGCTCGCCAAGGAGTGGAGCACCTGGGCGATGAAGAAGGCCAAGCTGATCGCTCACTACGGCTTCATCCCCCTCGTCATCCTCGTCGGCATGAACTCGGATCCGAAGCCCCAGCTCTACCAGCTCCTCAGCCCCGTCTGA